The following are encoded together in the Paludisphaera mucosa genome:
- the glmM gene encoding phosphoglucosamine mutase encodes MKGTRIASVSGIRGWVGDGLDPAAALEYAAAYASQCGPGPIVVSHDGRITAPVFEAAVTAGVAGTGREVWKVGATATPTVGVLVRERGAAGGVQISASHNPPEYNGLKFFQPAGMVLSPDAGRLVLDRWKRKDFAWAPFDGLGRIRTLDEPDEIHLARVLAVVDVDAIRARRFAVALDACHGAGGRLGRTLLDRLGCRAIILGGEPDGRYDHTPEPTEKNLAEFARIVPAVGAAVGFAQDPDADRLALIDERGRYIGEELTLALAALRRLEQRRGAVVLNLSTSMTTEALARDRGCLTVRTPVGEIHVVEAMRSADAVIGGEGNGGVIDPRVGLVRDSFVGMALTLDLLASGPASKPLSAWVDELPRFAMVKDQYPLPPGLGPDAIAGLWDRIAAAHSTAEIDRRDGLRLTWADRWVHVRASNTEPIVRVIAEAGAAGDARSLADDVGRRVTAGEGRP; translated from the coding sequence GTGAAGGGAACGCGGATCGCGAGCGTCTCCGGGATCCGGGGATGGGTGGGGGACGGGCTCGACCCGGCGGCGGCCCTGGAGTACGCGGCGGCCTACGCCAGCCAGTGCGGGCCCGGGCCGATCGTCGTGAGCCACGACGGCCGGATCACCGCGCCCGTGTTCGAGGCGGCCGTCACGGCCGGCGTCGCCGGGACGGGTCGCGAGGTCTGGAAGGTCGGCGCGACGGCCACGCCCACGGTCGGCGTCCTCGTCCGCGAGCGGGGGGCGGCGGGAGGCGTGCAGATTTCGGCCTCGCACAACCCCCCCGAATACAACGGCTTGAAATTCTTTCAACCCGCGGGCATGGTCCTCAGCCCCGACGCGGGCCGACTCGTGCTCGACCGCTGGAAGCGGAAGGATTTCGCCTGGGCCCCGTTCGACGGCCTGGGACGCATCCGGACGCTCGACGAACCGGACGAGATCCACCTGGCGCGCGTGCTCGCGGTCGTCGACGTCGACGCGATCCGGGCCCGACGGTTCGCCGTGGCCCTCGACGCCTGCCATGGCGCGGGCGGCCGCCTGGGCCGGACGCTCCTCGACCGCCTGGGCTGCCGCGCGATCATCCTGGGAGGCGAGCCCGACGGCCGCTACGACCACACGCCCGAGCCCACCGAGAAGAACCTCGCCGAGTTCGCCCGGATCGTCCCCGCGGTGGGGGCCGCCGTCGGCTTCGCGCAAGATCCCGACGCCGACCGCCTCGCCCTGATCGACGAGCGCGGCCGCTACATCGGCGAGGAGCTGACCCTGGCCCTGGCCGCACTGCGACGCCTCGAACAGCGCCGGGGGGCGGTCGTCCTGAACCTCTCCACCTCCATGACGACCGAGGCCCTGGCCCGCGACCGGGGATGCCTCACGGTCCGCACGCCGGTCGGCGAGATCCACGTCGTCGAGGCCATGCGGTCGGCCGACGCGGTGATCGGCGGCGAGGGGAACGGCGGCGTCATCGACCCCCGAGTCGGGCTGGTCCGCGACAGTTTCGTCGGCATGGCCCTGACGCTCGACCTGCTGGCCTCGGGGCCGGCGTCGAAGCCGCTCTCGGCCTGGGTCGACGAACTGCCGCGGTTCGCGATGGTCAAGGATCAGTATCCCCTGCCCCCCGGCCTCGGTCCGGACGCGATCGCCGGCCTCTGGGATCGGATCGCCGCCGCGCATTCGACGGCCGAGATCGACCGCCGCGACGGCCTGCGGCTGACCTGGGCCGATCGCTGGGTCCACGTCCGCGCCAGCAACACCGAGCCGATCGTCCGGGTCATCGCCGAGGCCGGCGCGGCCGGTGACGCCCGCTCCCTGGCCGACGACGTCGGCCGCCGCGTGACGGCCGGAGAAGGCCGACCATGA
- a CDS encoding HAD family hydrolase — protein sequence MIADEPRPDGWPTYEKPPSAAFIDVDGTLLAETTTFLFARILMRRGLIRRSSLLRALYHGLQHRFGRLDYGALIAYGLKNIASVPVVELERIAYENFVEHVKPRLYPGVVEHFNALRKLGTPLVLVSSSPGLVIEPLRIYLSCADALTTKVVINRGRLVGVGGGPPCYGEGKLFWAEEWAGRYGLPIGEAAAYADNWSDRALLGRVGRGVVVHPGKRLTRLARERGWDVVRPGRPKRG from the coding sequence ATGATCGCGGACGAGCCCCGGCCGGACGGCTGGCCGACCTACGAGAAGCCCCCGTCGGCGGCGTTCATCGACGTCGACGGCACGCTCCTGGCCGAGACCACGACGTTCCTGTTCGCCCGCATCCTCATGAGACGCGGGCTGATCCGCCGGTCGTCGCTGCTTCGCGCCCTCTATCACGGGCTCCAGCACCGCTTCGGTCGCCTCGACTACGGGGCGCTGATCGCCTATGGGCTGAAGAACATCGCCTCGGTCCCGGTCGTCGAGCTGGAGCGGATCGCCTACGAGAATTTCGTCGAGCACGTCAAGCCCCGGCTCTATCCCGGGGTCGTCGAGCACTTCAACGCCTTGCGCAAGCTGGGGACGCCGCTGGTCCTGGTCTCGTCGTCGCCCGGCCTCGTGATCGAGCCCCTGCGGATCTACCTGAGCTGCGCCGACGCCCTGACGACGAAGGTCGTGATCAACCGCGGCCGGCTGGTCGGCGTCGGCGGCGGCCCCCCCTGCTACGGCGAGGGGAAGCTGTTCTGGGCCGAGGAATGGGCGGGGCGGTACGGCCTGCCGATCGGCGAGGCCGCGGCCTACGCCGACAACTGGAGCGACCGGGCCCTGCTCGGCCGCGTCGGCCGGGGGGTCGTCGTCCACCCCGGCAAGCGCTTGACGAGGCTCGCCCGCGAGCGGGGCTGGGACGTCGTTCGTCCGGGACGGCCGAAACGAGGCTGA
- a CDS encoding Imm53 family immunity protein codes for MESILHGLQDWYARQFDGLWENDYGVKITTCDNPGWWGKIDLVGTELQDRSFESIAESVDGAGSPQGPRWLHCRVPDAVWHGAGDESKLAVILMHFLAWAGGGDAGLHRPLRLDGPEGPG; via the coding sequence ATGGAAAGCATCCTGCACGGCCTGCAAGACTGGTATGCAAGGCAATTCGACGGCCTCTGGGAGAATGACTACGGGGTGAAGATCACCACGTGCGACAACCCGGGCTGGTGGGGGAAAATCGACCTCGTGGGGACGGAATTGCAGGACCGCTCGTTCGAGTCGATCGCGGAGAGCGTCGATGGGGCCGGCTCGCCGCAAGGTCCACGTTGGCTGCATTGTCGAGTGCCCGACGCGGTCTGGCACGGGGCCGGCGACGAGTCCAAGCTCGCCGTGATCCTGATGCATTTCCTGGCATGGGCCGGCGGCGGCGACGCCGGGCTGCATCGCCCACTTCGACTTGACGGCCCCGAAGGGCCGGGCTAG
- a CDS encoding flagellar basal body P-ring protein FlgI, translating into MRRTVPRRSWALGALVAIAALAVSQVGAGPLTKKRAAENAPKVDESVGDLAYVFQNGETAVEGVGLVSGLDGTGGDTPPSWHRDQLVDEMAKAGVEYPSKKLESKQFALVIVRMKIPTGAAPRDRFDVELELPPASSVKSLAGGYLMHTRLREVLHASGAPKTGSELGSASGAVMIGDAKDGSNPKAGRVLGGGRVKKDHPYKLILKDNRRFVRNAGMIEKVVNERFRQNEHGQKKGASTAKTDTYLELRVPDVYHQNQERYFRVVQLLPMVDTPQLREKRVAATARELLDPKTSGVAALKLEALGPSAAQALEAGLKSEDPHVRFFAAEALAYLDQASGVKVLGETAVAMQQYRAYALAALAAMDEPTARARLRHLMDESDIEVRYGAFNAMRMVEPNDATLGQVRILDDPRSEEGVDDESPDAMAVAIINSRRPRPEDPFALYIVDSEGPPVVHVSRTRRSEIVVFGRGQNLVPPLVLGQGDILLNAADHDDAVDISKIVPSRFGDSDVKIHSSLEIGEVIRHVARLGATYPDVVAIIEAADRQKNLPGPLFVDSVPKANMKYLNKALLGKDEAPKMDEEVKTASGSFLRRMFNIRGREDDGAKKPDKADKSDGDDSDDAKAADAADSKTAGSKAKSDARTKSDAKGSDAKASDDAEKPAAKKDDALQKTSGEAASASSDDSSSRPGRPRMFDVFRRRGE; encoded by the coding sequence ATGCGGCGGACAGTCCCCAGGCGGTCCTGGGCGTTGGGTGCGTTGGTCGCGATCGCGGCCCTGGCCGTGAGCCAGGTCGGCGCGGGGCCGTTGACGAAGAAGCGGGCGGCGGAGAACGCGCCCAAGGTCGACGAGTCCGTCGGCGACCTCGCCTACGTCTTCCAGAACGGCGAGACGGCCGTCGAGGGCGTCGGCCTGGTCTCCGGGCTGGACGGCACCGGCGGCGACACGCCGCCCTCGTGGCACCGCGACCAGCTCGTCGACGAGATGGCCAAGGCGGGCGTCGAGTATCCCAGCAAGAAGCTGGAGAGCAAGCAGTTCGCGCTCGTGATCGTCAGGATGAAGATCCCCACGGGGGCCGCGCCGCGCGACCGCTTCGACGTCGAGCTGGAGCTGCCCCCGGCCAGCTCGGTCAAGAGCCTGGCGGGCGGCTACCTGATGCACACCCGGCTCCGAGAGGTCCTCCACGCCAGCGGCGCCCCGAAGACCGGCAGCGAGCTGGGCTCGGCCTCGGGGGCCGTCATGATCGGCGACGCCAAGGACGGGTCCAACCCCAAGGCGGGCCGGGTCCTCGGCGGCGGCCGGGTCAAGAAGGACCATCCTTACAAGCTCATCCTGAAGGACAACCGCCGCTTCGTCCGCAACGCGGGCATGATCGAGAAGGTCGTGAACGAGCGGTTCCGCCAGAACGAGCACGGCCAGAAGAAGGGCGCCAGCACCGCCAAGACCGACACGTACCTGGAACTTCGCGTCCCGGACGTCTACCATCAGAACCAGGAGCGGTACTTCCGCGTCGTCCAGCTCCTGCCGATGGTCGACACCCCCCAGCTCCGCGAGAAGCGGGTGGCGGCGACGGCCCGCGAGCTGCTGGACCCCAAGACCTCGGGCGTCGCCGCGCTGAAGCTGGAGGCGCTCGGGCCCTCGGCCGCGCAGGCCCTGGAGGCCGGGCTCAAGAGCGAAGACCCCCACGTCCGGTTCTTCGCCGCCGAGGCCCTCGCCTATCTCGACCAGGCGAGCGGCGTGAAGGTCCTGGGCGAGACGGCCGTCGCGATGCAGCAGTACCGGGCCTACGCCCTCGCCGCCCTCGCCGCGATGGACGAGCCCACCGCGCGGGCGCGGCTCCGCCACCTGATGGACGAGTCCGACATCGAGGTCCGCTACGGCGCCTTCAACGCCATGAGGATGGTCGAGCCGAACGACGCCACGCTCGGCCAGGTCCGGATCCTCGACGACCCGCGCTCCGAAGAGGGGGTCGACGACGAGTCGCCCGACGCCATGGCGGTCGCGATCATCAACAGTCGCCGCCCCCGGCCCGAGGACCCGTTCGCCCTCTACATCGTCGATTCCGAAGGCCCGCCCGTCGTCCACGTCTCGCGGACGCGACGCTCCGAGATCGTCGTCTTCGGCCGCGGCCAGAACCTGGTGCCGCCGCTGGTGCTCGGCCAGGGCGACATCCTGCTCAACGCCGCCGACCACGACGACGCGGTGGACATCTCCAAGATCGTCCCCAGCCGATTCGGCGACTCCGACGTCAAGATCCACAGCTCGCTGGAAATCGGCGAGGTCATCCGCCACGTCGCCCGGCTGGGCGCGACCTATCCCGACGTCGTGGCGATCATCGAGGCGGCCGACCGGCAGAAGAACCTCCCCGGCCCCCTGTTCGTCGACTCGGTGCCCAAGGCGAACATGAAGTACCTCAACAAGGCCCTGCTGGGCAAGGATGAGGCCCCCAAGATGGACGAGGAGGTCAAGACGGCCTCGGGCTCGTTCCTCCGCCGCATGTTCAACATCCGCGGCCGCGAAGACGACGGGGCCAAGAAGCCCGACAAGGCGGACAAGTCCGACGGCGACGACTCGGACGACGCCAAGGCCGCCGACGCGGCGGACTCGAAGACCGCCGGCTCCAAGGCCAAGTCCGACGCCAGGACCAAGTCCGACGCCAAGGGCTCCGACGCCAAGGCCTCCGACGACGCCGAGAAGCCCGCCGCCAAGAAGGACGACGCCCTCCAAAAGACCTCGGGCGAGGCCGCCTCGGCTTCGTCCGACGATTCGTCGTCCCGCCCCGGCCGGCCCCGGATGTTCGACGTCTTCCGCCGCCGAGGCGAGTGA
- a CDS encoding helix-turn-helix domain-containing protein, giving the protein MKKVFTTGQVAKICKVAPRTVSKWFDSGRLRGYRIPGSQDRRIPREHLLRFLKEHGMPLGDLEAEVYNKILVVGADAPLQAVLRDHLREGDDFRIETAASGFEAGIRAESFHPDCIIIDMALGRIEAGQIAQNLRKSPDHQSTILLALTSDEPGEEIFSLGFNDGFKKPFDGALLAERIRRLISQKKSDEP; this is encoded by the coding sequence ATGAAGAAGGTGTTTACAACCGGCCAGGTCGCGAAGATTTGCAAAGTCGCGCCTCGGACCGTGAGCAAGTGGTTCGACTCGGGCCGCTTGCGAGGATATCGCATCCCCGGCTCTCAGGATCGCCGGATCCCGCGGGAACACCTCCTGCGGTTCCTCAAGGAGCATGGAATGCCCTTGGGCGATCTCGAGGCCGAGGTCTACAATAAGATCCTGGTCGTCGGGGCCGACGCCCCGCTCCAGGCCGTCCTCCGGGATCATCTCCGCGAAGGAGACGACTTCCGGATCGAGACCGCGGCGTCGGGTTTCGAAGCCGGCATCCGCGCCGAGAGCTTCCACCCCGATTGCATCATCATCGATATGGCCCTGGGTCGCATCGAGGCCGGGCAGATCGCGCAGAACCTGCGCAAGAGCCCGGACCACCAGTCGACCATCCTCCTCGCCCTGACCAGCGACGAGCCCGGCGAGGAGATCTTCTCGCTCGGATTCAACGACGGCTTCAAGAAGCCGTTCGACGGGGCCTTGCTCGCCGAGCGGATCCGTCGGCTGATCTCGCAGAAGAAGTCCGACGAGCCCTGA
- a CDS encoding glycosyltransferase family 39 protein: protein MTSAPPGGPTTHRRLGLSAGLVAAFLTLATLRGPGLTIDEPLDVRPGRDYVALLARVGLRFFERGNVDALFRDNAEHPPLGRWLLGLASKAFQPFEAWIFGPDPTGLYVLSGRIAPALAFAVLVGLIAAEAARRWGGPAGVASAWALVVMPRVFAHAHLAALDTFLCLFWTLALLAAARAVDARRPALAMLAAGALWGLALLVKIHAWFLPPLVLAWALLRLRPAKAIGVVAAWFMVGVGVFLAGWPWLWYDGFARWAAYWGTGVHRTSIHVRYFGADWDDTALPWHYPWFYFAVTVPVLLHALGAAGLVRGWRGRRDDPFPGLLAASILLFLLLFSTHVPVYDGERLFLLVFPAWAMLIGLGFSRAWTRWGGSRAARGGLVGLMLCQAFGTISMHPFGLSYYNLLVGGLPGAERLGLELTYWGDAVDRVLLDELARQVRPGEVVALAPTLYPGQGVATTTAPLVRRDVVIQDESAVSKADWVLYFRRQAYTGAAVRERLADGAGRLVASRSRQGVRLSELWRFAGPARASP, encoded by the coding sequence ATGACGAGCGCCCCGCCCGGAGGCCCGACGACCCATCGCCGCCTCGGCCTGTCGGCCGGCCTCGTCGCGGCCTTCCTGACCCTCGCCACCCTGCGGGGGCCGGGGCTGACCATCGACGAGCCGCTCGACGTCCGGCCGGGCCGCGACTACGTCGCGCTCCTGGCGCGCGTCGGCCTGCGGTTCTTCGAGCGCGGCAACGTCGACGCCCTTTTCCGCGACAACGCCGAGCACCCTCCGCTGGGCCGCTGGCTGCTGGGACTCGCCTCGAAGGCCTTCCAGCCGTTCGAAGCCTGGATCTTCGGCCCCGACCCGACCGGTCTGTACGTCCTGTCGGGGAGGATCGCGCCGGCGCTGGCTTTCGCGGTCCTGGTCGGCCTGATCGCGGCCGAGGCGGCCCGCCGCTGGGGGGGGCCCGCGGGCGTGGCGTCGGCCTGGGCGCTGGTCGTCATGCCCCGCGTCTTCGCCCACGCCCATCTGGCGGCGCTCGACACGTTCCTGTGCCTCTTCTGGACGCTCGCGCTCCTGGCCGCCGCGCGGGCCGTCGACGCGAGGCGGCCGGCCCTCGCCATGCTCGCCGCCGGCGCGCTCTGGGGCCTGGCCTTGCTCGTCAAGATCCACGCCTGGTTCCTGCCGCCGCTCGTCCTGGCCTGGGCCCTGCTCCGCCTGCGGCCCGCGAAAGCGATCGGCGTCGTCGCGGCCTGGTTCATGGTGGGCGTGGGGGTCTTCCTCGCGGGATGGCCCTGGCTCTGGTACGACGGCTTCGCGCGCTGGGCCGCCTACTGGGGGACGGGGGTGCATCGCACGTCGATCCACGTCCGCTACTTCGGGGCCGACTGGGACGATACCGCCCTCCCCTGGCATTATCCCTGGTTCTACTTCGCCGTCACGGTCCCGGTCCTGCTCCACGCCCTGGGCGCGGCCGGACTCGTCCGCGGCTGGCGGGGCCGCCGCGACGACCCCTTCCCCGGCCTGCTCGCCGCCTCGATCCTGCTGTTCCTCCTGCTGTTCAGCACCCACGTCCCCGTCTATGACGGCGAGCGGCTGTTCCTGCTCGTCTTCCCGGCCTGGGCGATGCTGATCGGCCTGGGCTTTTCGCGGGCCTGGACGCGCTGGGGCGGGAGCCGCGCGGCCCGGGGCGGGCTCGTCGGGCTGATGCTCTGCCAGGCGTTTGGAACGATCTCGATGCACCCGTTCGGGCTCAGCTATTACAATCTGCTGGTCGGCGGCCTCCCCGGGGCGGAGCGTCTCGGGCTGGAACTGACGTACTGGGGGGACGCCGTGGATCGCGTCCTGCTCGACGAGCTGGCCCGTCAGGTCCGGCCCGGCGAGGTCGTCGCGCTGGCCCCGACGCTCTACCCCGGGCAGGGCGTCGCCACGACCACCGCCCCCCTGGTGCGCCGCGACGTCGTGATCCAGGACGAGTCCGCCGTCTCGAAAGCCGACTGGGTCCTGTACTTCCGCCGTCAAGCTTATACTGGGGCCGCGGTTCGCGAGCGGCTCGCGGACGGCGCCGGACGCCTGGTCGCCTCGCGGAGCCGGCAAGGCGTGCGGCTCTCGGAACTCTGGCGGTTTGCGGGCCCGGCCCGAGCCTCGCCTTGA
- the moaC gene encoding cyclic pyranopterin monophosphate synthase MoaC, whose amino-acid sequence MGELSHYDERGASRMVDVSAKEPSLRTARASGLVRMAATTLRLILDRQAAKGDVLETARLAAIMGAKRTGDLIPLCHPLGLDAVEVDLTPRPPDAVEITATVKVHGRTGVEMEALTAVSVAALTIYDMCKAVDRAMVIERVRLEEKTGGARGAYVRDRSG is encoded by the coding sequence ATGGGAGAGCTGAGCCATTACGACGAGCGAGGGGCGAGCCGGATGGTCGACGTGTCGGCCAAGGAGCCGTCGCTGCGCACCGCGAGGGCCAGCGGACTCGTCCGGATGGCGGCGACGACGCTGCGCCTGATCCTCGATCGTCAGGCCGCGAAGGGGGACGTCCTGGAGACGGCCCGCCTGGCGGCGATCATGGGGGCGAAGCGGACGGGCGACCTGATCCCGCTCTGCCATCCCCTGGGCCTCGACGCGGTGGAAGTCGACCTGACGCCCCGGCCGCCGGACGCCGTCGAGATCACGGCGACCGTCAAGGTCCACGGCCGGACTGGGGTCGAGATGGAGGCGCTGACCGCGGTCAGCGTCGCCGCCCTGACGATCTACGACATGTGCAAGGCCGTCGACCGGGCCATGGTGATCGAGCGGGTGCGGCTGGAGGAGAAGACCGGGGGCGCGCGGGGCGCCTACGTGCGGGATCGATCGGGATGA
- a CDS encoding polyprenyl synthetase family protein, whose amino-acid sequence MTRPSGLQAEESRRTLGRLFAPIQAGLADAERIFQDELRSRFAFVQALVDHCGDYQGKRLRPALVLLSGGACGRTTAAHPVLAAVVEMIHTATLVHDDVLDESMVRRYAATVNAEWGNEQAVMLGDYLFSHAYHLAASLESTLACRWIGKATHEVCEGEMQQLHHRGNLDLDEASYNQIIAGKTAALTAVSCRLGAHYAGAEPAVVEALEAYGSHIGMAFQIADDVLDIWGDERATGKSLGTDLEKQKLTLPLIRLLEVGEPAAVELARRLLNEARADARRRLRPLLEDSGSLDYAWSKARWHVERAVAVLEAVGPSPFKDVLSEMAEYVVRRSS is encoded by the coding sequence ATGACCAGACCATCGGGGCTTCAGGCCGAAGAGAGCCGGCGGACGCTCGGGCGCCTCTTCGCGCCCATCCAGGCCGGGCTGGCGGACGCGGAGCGGATCTTCCAGGACGAGCTGCGGAGCCGGTTCGCGTTCGTGCAGGCGCTCGTCGACCACTGCGGCGACTACCAGGGCAAGCGGCTCCGCCCGGCGCTCGTGCTGCTCTCGGGCGGCGCCTGCGGCCGCACGACCGCCGCGCACCCGGTGCTCGCCGCGGTCGTCGAGATGATCCATACCGCGACCCTGGTCCACGACGACGTCCTGGACGAGTCGATGGTCCGCCGCTACGCCGCGACCGTCAACGCCGAGTGGGGAAACGAGCAGGCCGTCATGCTCGGCGACTACCTGTTTTCGCACGCCTACCACCTCGCGGCGTCGCTGGAATCGACCCTCGCCTGCCGCTGGATCGGCAAGGCCACCCACGAGGTCTGCGAGGGGGAGATGCAGCAGCTGCATCACCGCGGCAATCTCGACCTGGACGAGGCGTCGTACAACCAGATCATCGCCGGCAAGACCGCCGCCCTCACCGCCGTCTCCTGCCGGCTGGGCGCGCACTACGCGGGGGCCGAGCCCGCCGTCGTGGAGGCGCTCGAGGCCTACGGCTCGCACATCGGCATGGCCTTCCAGATCGCCGACGACGTCCTCGACATCTGGGGCGACGAGCGCGCGACCGGAAAGAGCCTGGGGACCGACCTGGAGAAGCAGAAGCTCACCCTCCCCCTGATCCGCCTGCTCGAAGTCGGCGAGCCGGCCGCCGTCGAGCTGGCGCGACGCCTGCTCAACGAGGCCCGCGCCGACGCCCGCCGCCGCCTCCGGCCGCTGCTCGAGGATTCCGGATCCCTCGACTACGCCTGGTCGAAGGCCCGCTGGCACGTCGAGCGGGCCGTCGCGGTGCTCGAGGCCGTCGGCCCCTCCCCCTTCAAGGACGTCCTGTCCGAGATGGCCGAGTACGTCGTCCGCCGCTCGTCCTGA